In a genomic window of Streptococcus oralis:
- a CDS encoding DUF2974 domain-containing protein, whose amino-acid sequence MANIFDYLNDVAYDSFYDLPVNELDVLALTELTYLPFDDVVTQEPKRLIDLAPQIPREKTMLTNKNRLQLLDQLSQHKRFKNCKLSNFINDINPELQKQFAAMTYRISLDTYLLVFRGTDDSIIGWKEDFHMTYMKEIPAQKHALQYLQDFFAQHPNQKVVLAGHSKGGNLAVYAASQLDPNLQKNIISVYTFDAPGLHKELTETPGYQNMMERTKVFIPQGSIIGMMLEIPDKKIVVRSIALGGLAQHDTFSWQVEDKNFVQLDETNSDSQQVDTTFKEWVETVPDTELQLYFDLFFGIILDAGISSINDLSSFKVIEHIHHLFVQAQSLTPEERETMGRLTQLLIDTRYQAWKNRE is encoded by the coding sequence ATGGCCAATATTTTTGACTACTTGAATGATGTAGCTTACGATTCCTTTTATGACCTTCCCGTGAACGAGTTAGATGTTCTTGCCTTGACCGAATTAACCTATCTTCCTTTTGATGATGTAGTTACCCAAGAACCAAAGCGTCTCATAGATTTAGCACCTCAAATCCCTAGAGAAAAGACTATGCTGACCAATAAGAACCGCCTCCAGTTGTTGGACCAACTCTCTCAACACAAACGCTTTAAAAATTGCAAACTCTCAAACTTTATCAATGATATCAATCCTGAATTGCAAAAACAGTTTGCGGCTATGACTTATCGTATCAGTCTCGATACTTATTTGCTTGTTTTTCGTGGGACGGATGACAGTATCATCGGTTGGAAAGAAGATTTCCATATGACCTATATGAAGGAAATTCCAGCTCAAAAACATGCCCTCCAGTATTTACAGGACTTTTTTGCTCAACATCCTAACCAAAAGGTTGTCCTAGCAGGACACTCAAAAGGGGGCAATTTAGCTGTCTATGCTGCCAGTCAACTTGATCCAAACTTGCAGAAAAACATTATCTCTGTCTATACTTTTGATGCACCTGGACTTCACAAGGAACTAACCGAAACACCAGGCTATCAAAACATGATGGAAAGAACGAAAGTGTTTATCCCGCAAGGGTCTATCATCGGAATGATGTTGGAAATTCCGGACAAAAAAATCGTCGTTCGAAGCATCGCTCTAGGTGGCCTTGCTCAGCATGACACTTTTAGTTGGCAGGTTGAAGATAAGAACTTTGTCCAACTAGACGAGACCAATAGTGACAGCCAGCAAGTCGATACCACCTTCAAGGAATGGGTGGAGACGGTCCCTGATACTGAACTGCAGCTCTACTTTGACCTATTTTTTGGAATCATTCTCGATGCAGGCATCTCTTCTATCAACGACCTTTCTTCCTTCAAGGTCATTGAACACATTCACCATCTCTTTGTCCAAGCCCAATCCCTCACTCCCGAAGAAAGAGAAACCATGGGACGCTTAACCCAACTCTTGATTGACACTCGCTACCAAGCTTGGAAAAATCGAGAATAG
- a CDS encoding TetR/AcrR family transcriptional regulator, whose product MDKKQALKTAAYEVFSKKGYKATGISEIARQAGVAVGSFYNYYESKEAIFLDIYIDENNRVRQAMIEELDWEIDMIDLIGQLFAQSRTLVSSNKILAEWYNPAIADELHSYYSSEVGKVANPFHQFLVKTFTNRMQAEGYSPEKIQDILQVYNLFYYMDMHITEKDFPDIGKTVEILATNFIKGVLK is encoded by the coding sequence TTGGACAAAAAACAAGCTCTAAAAACAGCAGCCTATGAAGTTTTTTCGAAAAAAGGTTACAAGGCAACAGGAATTTCAGAAATTGCTAGGCAAGCTGGTGTTGCAGTTGGTTCTTTTTATAACTATTACGAGAGTAAAGAAGCCATTTTTCTAGACATCTATATAGATGAAAACAACCGTGTTCGCCAAGCTATGATCGAAGAACTGGATTGGGAAATTGACATGATCGACCTCATTGGTCAACTATTTGCTCAGTCCAGAACTCTCGTTTCTTCCAATAAAATCCTTGCAGAATGGTACAATCCTGCCATCGCAGATGAGTTGCACAGCTACTATTCCTCGGAAGTAGGCAAAGTCGCAAATCCATTTCATCAGTTTTTAGTTAAAACTTTTACAAATCGTATGCAGGCTGAAGGGTACTCGCCAGAAAAGATTCAAGATATTTTACAGGTTTATAATCTGTTTTACTATATGGATATGCATATCACGGAAAAAGATTTTCCAGATATTGGCAAAACTGTTGAAATACTTGCAACCAACTTCATTAAAGGAGTTCTAAAATAA
- a CDS encoding response regulator transcription factor, whose product MHKILLVEDDQVIRQQVGKLLSEWGFEVVLVEDFMEVLSLFVQSEPHLVLMDIGLPLFNGYHWCQEIRKISKVPIMFLSSRDQAMDIVMAINMGADDFVTKPFDQQVLLAKVQGLLRRSYEFGRDESLLEYAGVILNTKSMDLHYQGEVLSLTKNEFQILRVLFEHAGNIVARDDLMRELWNSDFFIDDNTLSVNVARLRKKLEEQGLVGFIETKKGIGYGLKHA is encoded by the coding sequence ATGCACAAGATTTTACTAGTAGAAGATGACCAAGTTATTCGGCAACAAGTTGGGAAACTGCTCTCTGAGTGGGGTTTTGAGGTCGTTTTGGTAGAAGATTTTATGGAAGTATTGAGCCTTTTTGTCCAGTCAGAACCTCATTTGGTCCTCATGGATATTGGCCTGCCACTCTTTAATGGTTACCACTGGTGCCAGGAAATTCGTAAGATTTCCAAGGTACCTATCATGTTTCTGTCTTCGAGAGATCAGGCTATGGATATCGTCATGGCAATCAATATGGGAGCGGATGACTTTGTAACTAAGCCTTTTGACCAGCAGGTCCTCCTTGCTAAGGTTCAGGGCTTGTTGCGCCGTTCCTATGAGTTTGGGCGGGATGAAAGTTTGCTAGAGTATGCAGGTGTAATCCTCAATACCAAGTCTATGGACCTGCACTATCAGGGGGAGGTCCTGAGTTTGACCAAGAATGAATTTCAAATTTTGCGAGTGCTGTTTGAACATGCTGGCAATATCGTGGCGCGTGATGACTTGATGCGGGAACTCTGGAATAGCGACTTTTTCATCGATGACAATACCTTGTCTGTCAATGTTGCTCGCTTGCGTAAAAAGTTGGAGGAGCAAGGTTTAGTAGGCTTTATCGAAACCAAGAAAGGGATAGGATACGGACTGAAACATGCTTGA
- a CDS encoding YSIRK-type signal peptide-containing protein, translated as MKSKQQGFRTEKYIRYGIRKYSFGAASVAIATGLMMFLGNGAVSAAEVQGADATVATTTPVATKESKSTITAEKSEAKASEKVVETKKVDKTALTKKVVELEAKIASAKKADATAIATANEVLTAAKAVLANETAKQADIDAEHAKVEALITVVVESDEAGKQVEETAATTAVKPVATTATEKAEETKETKEAEETVKPVQEAKKVLEQVTSEAEVTNVLATEAVRKNKLEAENKAAIEAAIANNKEVIAEAKKVLVTDSVTAKQINDQLSRLNDSIIAVYNDLKKAGIGKDGNFGVALAAQDFYAEEGSNTTHASETNAANHTGKDTYTIPVQEIKLITGTDATGLEIEVYSNQRTGEDTNAGNGMHTEQGGKTGHNNKGRVDYPLTPDAAKKLAEEASLWRNKLRADGSRISNAATSIYSANGGYEYLATEIYGYGYEQGVDRVYIKGLKERIAVTEKAKQAGWSLTSVTPTNLVPGVTYDEATDTIQGKVIAGIENGVYDLRFNITATNTDGRTVTFQIQNLRAGWVGWQDSTPPAIQSDSARYDRTVGDDANINLRFHDSSGASAIPGNSAGNYDYTTAEGKVVKVRQNSSKAVTGVSGYNTIGAELDDSKVLIPGTNYTVTNSTAEEQKAAGTNMGNAVIGGKVTEAGIYTVSVFAKDYDKLSNNTTWNQSGQEAHGSITVVVKPKVEVQNVETYSTTVPVKISKGATSAKVTMPDGTVTNLKAVNGKWLVDSGSTNTAVTENQELGAVDSNTVFNIPVTSEATAKVGVDNIKVEASAENVKGTFLRDRVELNGTDGQKHTAVLNSTSGHWELPADYAEVKTANGDGTTTWTKRQVYTETKLDGGMKFFIYEYTRQLDKDGNVTSVSTPDRPMTEYVSQNTNQAGDGMSVTITFDKHSNTWTSSDGTEVTAKKLGDDSWEVHTKSGFGGIIRGTIATNSDVATVVNTKPIASSQDYTSTKGTAVDLRNEAKAAVTISDAEDTKYGKTTYITRITVTSPSGVQKVYDTKQDANNYNLASGYTLSEVGVYTVTVDVIDSNGNYTTDATIGGTESGVDHGAGSSTATTTYHITVTDTIEGHNVTSIDVQGATQTGTPTFTSVGDGSPVAPSATSPAKLVDPTTGKLVDQVTIDGQGTYTINNETGVVTFVPLKTFTGTATPVTVSLTATLGQDKDGRPITATATATYTPTVTPVTPTATPAESTGIQGATQTGTVAFKEGHSVAPIKPNSAVLLDKNGTPVAPGASVDALDENGNKVGEYTIDPTSNTVTFSPTDKTYKGKVQPATVQAEDENGTKVKTTYTPHIVGVTPTAEPAKSVDVQGATQESTVTFNGGTTTLDGKQVTVDIDPATFTLLDETGTPATSVPAKDPSGNVIGTYTLKTVGEQAVAVFTPTDKTYSGEVQPVRVQAKDKNGISVETTYTPLITPVTPTATPATSENIQGATQTGTPTFVQGDAIAPIKQGSVKLLDKEGNEVPAGQTTPAYAEDGTTEIGTFSIDPTTGKVTFSPTDKLYSGKVTPATVRAEDENGTKVTTTYTPQIIPVNPIGVPATSEDVQGATQTGKPEFQGGTAVVNGKEVTVEMNDTVPAKLIDSKTGNVVDSITIPGEGTYTVAPDGTVTFVPEKTFTGQASGVEVLREDKNGTPVTASYTPVVKAAIPTATDAVTEDIQGATQKGVPTFLGGRVTVNGVEKIVPIDETKGLELIDPKTGKPTDQPIVIPGEGTYTVNNGMVEFKPEPQFTGKGTGVEVQRLDENGTPVKAKYTPVVKPATPTSSDVITTDVQGATQSGTPTFEGGKVKVNGIEKTVEIDETVKPTFDDGTTEKTIPGEGTYTIDETGKVTFTPEKTFTGQATGVTVKRVDKNGTPITAKYTPVVIPVTPTSKDSESEGPKGQPQSGTPTFEGGKVTINGKEIPVEIDETVKPTFDDGTTEKKVPGEGTYTIDEAGKVTFTPEPEFVGRATGVTVKRVDKNGTPITAKYIPTVRPNTSFVDTKGNILAPSEDGSQPKKDIPGYRFVETKKLPNGDTEHVYEKVKTSHKDKEGNEIPGHPTEDGEQPKKDIPGYRFVETKKLPNGDTEHVYEKVKTSHKDKEGNDIPGYPTEDGEQPKKDIPGYRFVETKKLPNGDTEHVYEKVKTSHKDKEGNEIPGYPTEDGEQPKKDIPGYRFVETKKLPNGDTEHVYEKVKTSHKDKEGNEIPGYPSEDGEQPKKDIPGYRFVETKKLPNGDTEHVYEKVKTSHKDKEGNEIPGYPSEDGEQPKKDIPGYRFVETKKLPNGDTEHVYEKVKTSHKDKEGNEIPGHPTEDGEQPKKDIPGYRFVETKKLPNGDTEHVYEKVKTSHKDKEGNEIPGHPTEDGQQPKKDIPGYRFVETKKLPNGDTEHVYEKVKTSHKDKEGNEIPGHPTEDGEQPKKDIPGYRFVETKKLPNGDTEHVYEKVKTSHKDKEGNEIPGHPTEEGEQPKKDIPGYRFVETKKLPNGDTEHVYEKVVTAPQQKPTEQSPTTKATKELPNTGTEDHAALAALGVLGLMSGFGLVSRKKKED; from the coding sequence ATGAAGAGTAAGCAACAGGGGTTTAGAACGGAGAAATACATTCGTTATGGCATTCGGAAGTACAGCTTTGGGGCAGCGTCGGTGGCAATTGCGACCGGTTTGATGATGTTCCTAGGTAATGGTGCGGTATCGGCAGCGGAAGTACAAGGTGCAGATGCAACAGTGGCAACGACAACACCAGTAGCAACAAAGGAGTCGAAGTCAACTATAACGGCAGAGAAATCTGAAGCTAAGGCGTCAGAAAAAGTAGTAGAGACTAAAAAAGTTGATAAGACTGCTCTGACTAAAAAAGTAGTTGAGTTAGAAGCGAAGATTGCATCTGCAAAGAAAGCTGATGCAACAGCGATAGCTACTGCAAATGAAGTATTGACTGCGGCAAAGGCAGTTCTTGCAAACGAAACTGCAAAACAGGCTGATATCGATGCAGAGCATGCTAAAGTTGAAGCTTTGATTACAGTTGTAGTTGAGTCAGACGAAGCTGGGAAACAAGTTGAGGAAACAGCAGCAACTACAGCAGTCAAACCAGTGGCGACCACTGCTACAGAAAAAGCAGAAGAAACAAAAGAAACAAAAGAAGCAGAAGAAACTGTCAAACCAGTCCAAGAAGCTAAAAAAGTCTTAGAACAAGTTACCTCTGAAGCTGAGGTAACCAATGTTTTAGCAACTGAAGCAGTCCGGAAAAATAAGCTTGAGGCTGAAAACAAAGCGGCAATTGAGGCGGCGATAGCTAATAATAAAGAAGTTATTGCGGAAGCTAAAAAAGTGTTAGTTACGGATAGCGTTACAGCTAAACAAATCAATGATCAATTGTCACGCTTAAATGATTCCATTATTGCTGTCTACAATGATTTGAAGAAAGCAGGAATCGGAAAAGATGGAAACTTTGGAGTCGCTTTGGCTGCTCAAGATTTCTATGCCGAAGAGGGTTCTAACACAACTCATGCATCGGAAACAAACGCTGCAAATCATACTGGTAAAGATACCTATACAATTCCAGTACAAGAAATTAAATTAATTACGGGTACTGATGCTACAGGGTTAGAGATAGAAGTCTATTCTAATCAGCGGACTGGTGAAGATACCAATGCTGGAAATGGGATGCATACAGAACAGGGTGGAAAAACTGGTCATAACAACAAAGGACGTGTAGACTATCCATTAACCCCTGATGCCGCTAAAAAATTAGCAGAAGAAGCCTCTCTTTGGAGAAACAAACTCCGTGCGGATGGGTCAAGAATTTCAAACGCTGCGACGTCAATATACTCTGCTAACGGTGGTTATGAATATCTAGCTACAGAAATCTATGGCTATGGGTATGAACAAGGAGTTGACAGAGTTTATATTAAAGGTTTGAAAGAACGTATTGCAGTTACAGAAAAAGCTAAGCAAGCTGGTTGGAGTCTTACCTCTGTAACACCAACTAACCTTGTACCAGGTGTTACTTATGATGAGGCGACAGATACCATTCAAGGTAAAGTAATTGCTGGTATTGAAAATGGAGTGTATGACTTACGATTCAATATTACTGCAACGAATACAGATGGGCGGACTGTTACCTTCCAAATTCAGAATCTACGTGCTGGTTGGGTAGGTTGGCAAGATAGCACACCTCCTGCAATTCAGTCAGATTCAGCTCGTTATGATAGAACTGTTGGTGATGATGCGAATATCAATCTTCGTTTTCATGATTCTTCGGGAGCTAGTGCGATACCTGGCAATTCAGCAGGAAACTATGACTATACAACTGCTGAAGGTAAAGTAGTTAAAGTTCGTCAAAATTCTTCTAAAGCAGTCACAGGTGTCTCAGGCTACAATACTATAGGAGCAGAATTAGATGATTCTAAAGTGTTGATTCCTGGCACCAACTATACTGTAACAAACAGTACTGCTGAAGAGCAAAAAGCTGCTGGAACCAACATGGGTAATGCTGTCATTGGAGGTAAGGTGACAGAGGCAGGTATCTATACCGTTTCAGTATTTGCTAAAGATTATGATAAGTTATCTAATAATACGACATGGAATCAGTCAGGTCAAGAGGCGCACGGTTCTATTACTGTAGTTGTTAAGCCTAAAGTTGAAGTTCAAAACGTTGAAACCTATTCAACAACAGTTCCTGTTAAAATCTCGAAAGGTGCTACAAGTGCTAAGGTTACAATGCCAGATGGAACTGTAACAAACTTGAAAGCCGTTAATGGTAAATGGCTTGTAGATAGTGGTTCAACCAATACAGCGGTTACTGAAAATCAAGAACTAGGTGCTGTAGATTCAAATACCGTCTTTAATATTCCAGTCACGTCAGAGGCAACTGCAAAAGTTGGTGTTGATAATATCAAAGTAGAAGCATCAGCTGAAAATGTTAAGGGAACTTTCTTACGTGATCGAGTTGAATTGAATGGAACTGATGGGCAAAAACACACTGCAGTTTTAAATAGTACATCTGGTCACTGGGAGCTTCCTGCTGACTATGCCGAAGTGAAAACAGCAAATGGAGATGGGACTACAACTTGGACGAAACGCCAAGTATACACTGAAACGAAACTAGATGGCGGTATGAAATTCTTCATTTACGAATATACTCGTCAACTTGATAAAGATGGAAATGTAACAAGTGTAAGTACTCCTGATCGTCCAATGACGGAATATGTTTCTCAAAATACTAACCAAGCTGGCGATGGTATGTCAGTAACTATTACTTTTGACAAACATTCAAACACATGGACATCATCAGATGGAACAGAAGTTACTGCTAAAAAGTTGGGTGATGATTCATGGGAAGTTCATACTAAATCAGGTTTTGGTGGAATCATTAGAGGAACAATCGCAACTAACTCAGATGTTGCGACTGTTGTCAATACGAAACCAATTGCAAGCTCACAAGATTATACTTCTACTAAAGGAACTGCGGTAGATCTTCGTAATGAAGCAAAAGCTGCAGTGACAATCTCTGATGCAGAAGATACTAAGTACGGAAAAACAACTTACATTACTCGTATTACAGTAACATCTCCCTCAGGAGTTCAGAAGGTTTATGACACTAAACAAGATGCAAACAACTATAATCTTGCTAGTGGTTATACACTGAGTGAAGTGGGAGTCTATACAGTAACAGTTGACGTTATTGATAGTAATGGCAATTACACAACAGATGCTACAATAGGTGGAACTGAATCTGGTGTGGATCATGGGGCTGGCTCATCAACCGCTACAACAACTTACCACATCACAGTAACAGACACGATTGAAGGTCATAATGTAACATCCATAGATGTTCAAGGAGCGACTCAAACAGGTACTCCAACCTTTACATCTGTTGGTGATGGCTCACCTGTGGCACCAAGTGCTACTTCACCTGCTAAGTTGGTAGATCCTACCACTGGTAAGTTAGTTGACCAAGTAACAATTGATGGTCAAGGAACATACACAATTAATAATGAAACTGGTGTTGTGACATTTGTTCCGTTGAAAACATTCACAGGTACAGCAACCCCAGTGACTGTATCATTAACAGCAACTCTTGGTCAAGATAAAGATGGAAGACCTATTACCGCTACAGCGACAGCAACTTATACTCCAACTGTTACACCAGTTACTCCAACAGCAACTCCTGCAGAATCAACTGGTATCCAAGGCGCTACTCAAACAGGAACGGTAGCATTCAAAGAAGGACACTCTGTTGCTCCAATCAAGCCGAACTCAGCTGTTCTTCTTGATAAGAATGGTACTCCGGTAGCACCTGGAGCTTCAGTAGATGCTTTGGATGAGAATGGTAACAAAGTAGGGGAATATACAATTGACCCAACTTCAAATACTGTAACATTCAGTCCAACCGATAAGACTTACAAAGGCAAAGTCCAACCTGCAACAGTTCAGGCTGAAGATGAGAATGGTACAAAAGTTAAGACAACTTATACTCCACATATTGTAGGTGTTACTCCAACAGCAGAACCTGCTAAGTCAGTTGATGTCCAAGGAGCAACTCAAGAAAGTACAGTAACATTCAATGGTGGTACGACTACACTGGATGGTAAACAGGTGACTGTAGATATTGACCCAGCTACTTTCACTCTTTTAGATGAAACCGGAACTCCAGCAACATCTGTTCCAGCTAAAGACCCTAGTGGAAATGTTATTGGTACATATACTCTGAAAACAGTTGGTGAACAAGCCGTTGCAGTCTTTACCCCAACTGATAAGACTTATAGTGGTGAAGTTCAACCTGTGCGTGTACAGGCTAAAGATAAAAATGGTATTTCGGTTGAAACAACTTACACACCATTGATTACGCCAGTTACACCAACAGCAACTCCAGCAACTTCTGAAAATATTCAAGGAGCAACACAAACAGGCACTCCTACGTTTGTTCAAGGTGATGCAATTGCACCAATTAAACAAGGTTCAGTAAAACTTCTTGATAAAGAAGGAAATGAAGTTCCTGCAGGTCAGACAACTCCAGCTTATGCTGAAGATGGGACTACTGAAATTGGTACATTTTCTATTGATCCAACAACTGGAAAGGTAACCTTTAGTCCAACGGATAAATTGTATTCTGGTAAGGTTACTCCAGCAACTGTGCGAGCAGAAGATGAAAATGGAACTAAAGTGACGACAACTTACACGCCACAAATTATCCCAGTAAATCCTATTGGAGTTCCTGCGACTTCTGAAGATGTTCAAGGTGCAACTCAAACTGGAAAACCAGAATTCCAAGGCGGAACTGCAGTTGTCAATGGAAAAGAAGTTACTGTTGAGATGAATGACACTGTTCCAGCTAAATTGATTGATTCTAAAACTGGAAATGTTGTGGATTCTATCACTATTCCGGGTGAAGGTACTTATACTGTAGCACCGGACGGAACAGTAACCTTTGTTCCTGAAAAAACCTTTACAGGTCAAGCATCAGGTGTTGAAGTTTTACGTGAAGACAAGAATGGAACCCCCGTTACAGCAAGCTACACTCCAGTTGTTAAGGCAGCAATTCCAACAGCTACTGATGCTGTTACAGAAGACATTCAAGGTGCAACTCAAAAAGGAGTGCCTACATTCCTAGGTGGTAGGGTTACTGTTAATGGAGTGGAAAAAATTGTTCCTATTGATGAAACCAAGGGTCTTGAACTTATTGATCCAAAAACAGGAAAACCAACAGATCAACCAATTGTCATTCCAGGCGAAGGAACTTATACTGTAAATAATGGTATGGTAGAATTTAAGCCAGAACCACAATTTACTGGAAAAGGAACAGGTGTAGAAGTTCAACGTTTAGATGAGAATGGAACTCCTGTAAAAGCTAAATACACTCCAGTTGTTAAACCAGCAACTCCAACAAGTTCGGATGTTATTACAACAGATGTTCAGGGTGCAACTCAATCAGGAACACCAACATTTGAAGGTGGAAAAGTCAAAGTTAATGGTATTGAGAAAACTGTTGAAATTGATGAAACAGTCAAACCAACGTTTGATGATGGTACAACAGAGAAGACAATTCCAGGTGAAGGTACATATACTATTGATGAAACTGGAAAAGTAACCTTTACTCCCGAGAAGACATTTACAGGTCAAGCAACAGGTGTGACTGTTAAGCGTGTTGATAAGAATGGAACTCCAATTACAGCTAAGTATACCCCAGTTGTTATCCCAGTTACACCTACTTCAAAAGATTCTGAATCAGAAGGTCCGAAAGGACAACCTCAATCAGGAACACCAACATTTGAAGGCGGAAAAGTAACAATCAATGGTAAAGAAATTCCGGTGGAAATTGATGAAACAGTTAAGCCGACCTTTGACGATGGTACAACAGAGAAGAAGGTACCAGGTGAGGGTACATATACTATTGATGAAGCTGGAAAAGTTACTTTCACACCAGAGCCAGAATTTGTAGGTCGAGCAACTGGAGTAACAGTTAAACGTGTTGATAAGAATGGAACCCCAATTACAGCTAAATACATCCCTACTGTACGTCCGAATACTTCATTTGTTGATACTAAAGGAAATATCCTAGCACCAAGTGAAGATGGTTCGCAACCTAAGAAAGATATCCCAGGATACCGCTTCGTAGAGACTAAGAAACTTCCAAATGGCGACACAGAACATGTCTACGAAAAAGTTAAGACCAGTCATAAGGATAAGGAAGGCAATGAAATTCCAGGACATCCAACCGAAGACGGTGAACAACCGAAGAAAGATATTCCAGGTTACCGCTTCGTAGAGACTAAGAAACTTCCAAACGGTGACACAGAACACGTTTATGAGAAGGTTAAGACCAGCCACAAGGATAAGGAAGGGAATGACATTCCAGGTTATCCAACCGAAGACGGTGAACAACCTAAGAAGGATATTCCAGGCTACCGCTTCGTAGAGACTAAGAAACTTCCAAACGGTGACACAGAACATGTCTACGAAAAAGTGAAGACTAGTCACAAGGATAAGGAAGGCAATGAAATTCCAGGTTATCCAACCGAAGACGGTGAACAACCTAAGAAAGATATTCCAGGCTATCGCTTCGTAGAGACTAAGAAACTTCCAAACGGTGACACAGAACATGTTTATGAGAAGGTTAAGACCAGTCATAAGGATAAGGAAGGCAATGAAATTCCAGGTTATCCAAGCGAAGACGGTGAACAACCTAAGAAAGATATTCCAGGTTACCGCTTCGTAGAGACTAAGAAACTTCCAAACGGCGACACAGAACACGTTTATGAGAAGGTTAAGACTAGTCATAAGGATAAGGAAGGCAATGAAATTCCAGGTTATCCAAGCGAAGACGGTGAACAACCTAAGAAAGATATTCCAGGTTACCGCTTCGTAGAGACTAAGAAACTTCCAAACGGTGACACAGAACATGTTTATGAGAAGGTTAAGACCAGTCATAAGGATAAGGAAGGCAATGAGATTCCAGGCCACCCAACCGAAGACGGTGAACAACCGAAGAAAGATATTCCAGGCTATCGCTTCGTAGAGACTAAGAAACTTCCAAACGGGGACACAGAACATGTCTACGAAAAAGTGAAGACCAGTCACAAGGATAAGGAAGGCAATGAAATTCCAGGCCACCCAACCGAAGACGGCCAACAACCTAAGAAAGATATTCCAGGTTACCGCTTCGTAGAGACTAAGAAACTTCCAAACGGCGACACAGAACATGTCTACGAAAAAGTGAAGACCAGTCACAAGGACAAGGAAGGGAACGAAATTCCAGGCCACCCAACCGAAGACGGTGAACAACCTAAGAAAGATATTCCAGGCTACCGCTTCGTAGAGACTAAGAAACTTCCAAACGGCGACACAGAACATGTTTATGAGAAGGTTAAGACCAGTCACAAGGATAAGGAAGGCAATGAGATTCCAGGCCATCCAACCGAAGAAGGTGAACAACCTAAGAAAGATATTCCAGGCTACCGTTTCGTAGAGACTAAGAAACTTCCAAATGGCGACACAGAACATGTCTACGAAAAAGTTGTTACTGCCCCTCAACAAAAACCGACTGAGCAATCTCCAACTACTAAAGCAACCAAAGAATTACCTAATACTGGTACGGAAGATCATGCAGCTTTGGCAGCTCTAGGAGTACTTGGTTTGATGAGCGGATTTGGACTTGTGTCTCGCAAGAAAAAAGAAGACTAA
- a CDS encoding ferredoxin reductase, protein MKRGKKMFIIILSTLGALCIITWGAIAYLGRSQTLSIKSIENPSGDLYLIHITKPSHQIWKAGAYAKFTLPDTSSTASKYEAKGEQTSRWLTIASTPDEDEILILTHNSGSHFKNTLTHLPAGSEIEMSWLDSSLTIKDTNQPLVCFASDVGISALRPLIKEWASKCPIILNHFDKGVTIFDNEMKELAQKTPNFTYKTSDDFSQSQEFLKSAIDEYGNQASYLITGQPDDVKEMKNFLKENGIDSNNIQVSSFRGLK, encoded by the coding sequence ATGAAAAGAGGTAAAAAAATGTTTATTATCATTCTATCAACACTTGGAGCTCTATGTATTATAACTTGGGGTGCCATCGCTTATCTTGGACGAAGCCAGACATTATCGATAAAATCCATTGAAAACCCCAGCGGAGATCTATATTTAATTCATATCACAAAACCGAGTCATCAAATCTGGAAAGCTGGGGCTTATGCTAAGTTTACACTCCCTGATACCTCGTCTACTGCTAGTAAATATGAAGCTAAGGGAGAGCAAACCAGTCGATGGCTAACCATTGCCTCCACACCTGATGAAGATGAAATTCTCATTTTGACTCATAATAGTGGTAGCCACTTTAAGAACACCTTGACACATTTACCGGCTGGCAGTGAGATTGAGATGAGTTGGTTGGATTCCTCTTTAACCATTAAAGATACGAATCAGCCACTAGTTTGCTTTGCATCTGATGTCGGCATTTCTGCTCTACGCCCCCTTATCAAAGAATGGGCTAGTAAATGTCCGATTATTCTCAACCATTTTGACAAAGGAGTTACTATTTTCGATAATGAGATGAAAGAACTGGCTCAAAAAACACCGAATTTTACTTATAAAACTAGCGATGATTTTTCTCAAAGTCAAGAATTTTTAAAAAGTGCTATTGATGAATACGGCAATCAAGCTAGCTATCTCATCACAGGACAGCCTGATGATGTTAAAGAGATGAAAAATTTTTTAAAGGAAAATGGGATTGATAGCAATAACATACAAGTAAGCTCGTTTAGAGGTTTGAAATAG